A single window of Verrucomicrobiota bacterium DNA harbors:
- a CDS encoding chitin deacetylase, whose translation MNARAASRREFLAGTALAAAGAHLRSGAAEGPRKAHIAISLDLEMARNFPRWEDTQWDYEKGNLDAATKRYALEAARRVKARGGVIHFFLVGRALEQENVDWLKELLAAGHRIGNHTYDHVHMKATRPAEVQFRFQRAPWLIEGRTVPQIVRENIALCTEAMKSRLGAAPAGFRTPGGFSNGLEDSPHLQRMLLDLGFKWCSGKYPTHPNSRPGEEPGASVLDGIVKAQAAAQPSRYSSGLVEIPMAPISDIGAFRNGRWKLEWFLKAIRLAVEWCIAERALFDFLGHPACLSAMDPEFRAIDLMCDLAQRAGDRAAIVDLDAVASRVAP comes from the coding sequence ATGAACGCGCGCGCCGCGTCACGCCGTGAGTTCCTTGCGGGCACCGCGCTCGCCGCGGCGGGCGCGCACCTCCGCTCGGGCGCGGCGGAAGGCCCGCGCAAGGCGCACATCGCCATCTCGCTGGATCTGGAGATGGCGCGCAATTTCCCGCGCTGGGAAGACACGCAGTGGGATTACGAGAAGGGCAACCTCGACGCGGCGACGAAACGCTACGCGCTCGAGGCCGCGCGCCGCGTGAAGGCCCGCGGCGGCGTGATCCACTTCTTCCTCGTCGGCCGCGCGCTCGAGCAGGAGAACGTGGACTGGCTCAAGGAGCTGCTTGCCGCCGGCCACCGCATCGGGAACCACACCTACGACCACGTCCACATGAAGGCGACCAGGCCGGCGGAGGTGCAGTTTCGGTTCCAGCGGGCGCCCTGGTTGATCGAAGGCAGGACCGTGCCGCAAATCGTGCGCGAGAACATCGCGCTCTGCACGGAGGCCATGAAGTCGCGCCTCGGCGCCGCGCCCGCGGGCTTCCGCACGCCCGGCGGCTTCAGCAACGGTCTCGAGGATTCCCCGCACTTGCAGCGGATGCTCCTCGACCTCGGATTCAAGTGGTGCAGCGGCAAGTATCCAACTCACCCAAACTCCAGGCCGGGCGAAGAACCCGGCGCTTCGGTGCTCGACGGCATCGTGAAGGCGCAGGCCGCGGCGCAACCGTCCCGCTACAGCAGCGGGCTCGTGGAGATTCCCATGGCGCCCATCAGCGACATCGGCGCGTTTCGAAACGGCCGGTGGAAGCTGGAGTGGTTTCTCAAGGCCATCCGCCTCGCCGTGGAGTGGTGCATCGCCGAGCGCGCGCTCTTCGATTTTCTCGGCCACCCCGCGTGTCTTTCCGCGATGGACCCCGAGTTCCGCGCGATCGACTTGATGTGCGACCTCGCGCAACGCGCCGGGGATCGGGCGGCGATCGTGGATTTGGACGCGGTCGCCTCGCGGGTCGCCCCGTAG
- a CDS encoding isochorismatase family protein, whose translation MHSRLVLLAVLLGFGPALAGDGAIRNFSNTLTRRANPGPLLADHPEFVAPVEELTRFEAPALVRDEGADLHVRAWRFSYNARGIIEMPNDLRAGATAIIFVHPWGIDDGQGWRTPEPAGVADFCTLEKNRLGGRHTREVIVPFIQSLRSRVKFVMHSLPGAEDPIRRKLYRSFTRTPSAAERAEGVKELDAKLNGFNYRGEPLPATLTLSADKPVVDYFKQFPGLDAGARYNGAGFWDLPIPVTRDAAPHADDVVIYDAAGYEPLRKFLADHGVRHVLLVGYATDMCYARTTAGFENLRKDFNVFLVGDATLATFPSNKSPRHATNAHISFAALNNLVTQVSWVRLDPAPKSR comes from the coding sequence ATGCACTCAAGGCTTGTCCTCCTCGCGGTTCTCCTCGGCTTCGGCCCGGCGCTTGCGGGCGACGGCGCCATCCGGAACTTCTCCAACACGCTCACGCGCCGCGCCAACCCCGGGCCGCTGCTCGCAGACCATCCGGAATTCGTAGCGCCCGTCGAGGAGCTCACGCGCTTCGAGGCGCCGGCGCTGGTGCGGGATGAGGGTGCGGATTTGCACGTGCGGGCGTGGCGCTTCAGTTACAACGCGCGCGGCATCATCGAGATGCCCAACGACCTCCGCGCCGGGGCGACCGCGATCATCTTCGTGCATCCTTGGGGCATCGACGACGGGCAGGGCTGGCGCACGCCGGAGCCCGCGGGCGTGGCGGACTTCTGCACGCTTGAAAAAAACAGGCTCGGGGGCCGGCACACGCGCGAAGTCATCGTGCCGTTCATCCAGTCGCTTCGAAGCCGCGTGAAGTTCGTGATGCACTCGCTGCCGGGCGCCGAGGATCCGATCCGCCGCAAGCTGTATCGCTCTTTCACGCGCACGCCGTCCGCGGCGGAGCGGGCCGAAGGCGTGAAGGAACTCGACGCGAAACTCAACGGCTTCAACTACCGCGGCGAGCCCCTGCCCGCGACGCTCACGCTCTCCGCCGACAAGCCCGTGGTGGATTACTTCAAGCAGTTCCCCGGGCTCGACGCCGGCGCCCGCTACAACGGCGCGGGCTTTTGGGACCTGCCGATCCCGGTGACTCGCGATGCGGCGCCGCACGCGGACGATGTCGTCATCTACGACGCCGCCGGCTACGAGCCGCTGCGGAAGTTCCTCGCCGACCACGGCGTGCGCCATGTGCTGCTTGTCGGCTACGCGACGGACATGTGCTACGCCCGGACGACGGCGGGCTTCGAGAACCTGCGCAAGGACTTCAATGTATTCCTCGTGGGCGACGCGACGCTGGCGACGTTCCCCTCGAACAAATCGCCGCGCCACGCGACCAACGCGCACATCAGCTTCGCCGCGCTCAACAACCTCGTCACGCAAGTGAGCTGGGTGAGGCTGGACCCGGCGCCCAAGTCCCGATGA
- a CDS encoding SDR family oxidoreductase: MNLNGKIALVTGGTRGIGAAAALAFAREGADVAIAGRRDDAEAKATRDAVRAVGRRCELITADFGKPADCARAVRETESRLGVVDVLVHSAGGPVNGRLFEITEEQWMAAFDVHVHAIFHLCRAVIPGMRAKKEGAIITISSTAGIRALVTNVAYQAAKGAVPQVTRALAREFAGDNIRINCVAPGVIRTDFHATMSEEQKRLNLDHRIPLKREGTTAQVADVITMLVKNDYIAGETVVIDGGLTMRIA; this comes from the coding sequence ATGAACCTGAACGGGAAGATCGCACTCGTCACCGGCGGCACCCGCGGCATTGGCGCCGCCGCCGCGCTCGCCTTCGCGCGGGAAGGCGCGGACGTCGCCATCGCCGGCCGGCGCGATGACGCCGAGGCGAAGGCGACGCGAGACGCCGTGCGCGCAGTGGGCCGCCGCTGCGAGTTGATCACGGCGGACTTCGGCAAGCCCGCGGATTGCGCGCGCGCGGTGCGCGAGACCGAGTCCAGGCTGGGCGTCGTGGACGTGCTGGTCCATTCGGCGGGCGGGCCGGTGAATGGCAGGCTTTTCGAGATCACCGAGGAGCAATGGATGGCGGCGTTTGACGTGCACGTCCACGCCATCTTCCACCTGTGCCGCGCGGTGATCCCCGGGATGCGCGCGAAGAAGGAAGGCGCGATCATCACGATTTCCTCGACCGCCGGCATCCGCGCGCTCGTCACCAACGTCGCGTATCAGGCGGCCAAGGGCGCGGTGCCGCAGGTCACGCGCGCGCTCGCGCGCGAGTTTGCGGGCGACAACATCCGCATCAACTGCGTCGCGCCCGGCGTCATTCGCACGGATTTTCACGCGACGATGAGCGAGGAACAGAAGCGGCTCAACCTCGACCACCGCATCCCGCTCAAGCGCGAAGGCACGACCGCGCAGGTCGCCGACGTCATCACGATGCTCGTGAAGAACGACTACATCGCGGGCGAGACCGTGGTGATTGACGGCGGCCTGACGATGCGCATCGCTTGA